In the Myxosarcina sp. GI1 genome, GATGAAGTTTAATAAACCTCATCTCACTATAGAACAACAACTAGCATTACTAGAGAAGCGTGGCTTAATTGTTTCGGATCGCGAACGAGCAAAATATTATTTAGGACATCTAAATTACTATCGATTGTCGGGTTATTGGTATCCCTTTAAGCAAAGTCCTACGATAAATGAATTTCGTCCCAACACTTTTTTTGAAGATGTTCTCAACCTTTACATATTCGATCGCCAACTACGTTTGCTAATTTTAGATGCTATCGAACAAATTGAAGTTTCGGTGCGGGCAAAATGGGCATATTATTTGTGCGAAAAACATGGAGCGCACGCCCATCTAAACAGTAATCTTTTCAGTAATTATAAAAAACATCAAAACGCGATAGCCAGCCTCAAAAAGAGCGTGTCCAAAAGCCACGAAAGCTTTATATTGCATTTAACCAATACCTATGAGGAAACTTTACCACCACTATGGGCATTAGTTGAAATTATGACTTTCGGTCAACTTTCATACTGGTTTGAAATGCTAAAGTTTCGTTCGGATAGAAATGTAGTAGCCCGCGAATATGACATGGATGAAAAAAATTTTGGCTCGATTCTGCATCATCTAACAGTAGTCAGAAACAAATGCGCTCATCATAATAGATTGTGGAATTGTGAATTTACAATTATTCCAAAATTACCTAACAAACGACCCGCTATTGTTGTCAAAAGTCTCAATCCGAATCAAAGACGTAAAATATACAATACACTTGTAATTTTAATCTATTTATTATATTTAATAAATCCAAGTAATAATTGGAAAAATGAGTTTTTAGCGTTGACTAACAAACATAGAATTGACTTGAGCCAAATGGGATTTCCAAGTGATTTTGAAAGTCTAACAATTTGGCATTGAGTCAAAATACTTATAAAGTCATGTTCTGATTAAAACAAATTAAATAAAAGAACGAGGATAGCCGTGAACGACACCGAAAAGACCGATAATTCAAGCGATCGCCAAAAAGTCAAAGATGGCAATGGAAGAAAAAATCCAAAAAATATTAAGAATGGAGAAAATAACGATTTTTCAATTGCTACCGACCGCGAACGGCTCGCTCAAGAAAAAGTATACAAACTAAGCGATTTTGAAGCTACCCGCCGACTTAAAAAACTTTATGGAAAATACGGTGAGATTGCTGACAAAGTATCTAAAAATCCCAATTCTTTAGACTAATTAGAATATCCTTTTAAACTTATGAAAGACAAAAAAGAGCGACCCAAAATCCAAAACGGCAATTCCCAAGATTTTCTCGCTCGCATCAGCGACCCCAATTTATTTTTAGGCGATACCAAAAAGAAAAAGAACAAGAAAAAAAAAACAAGAGCTAACACTTGTTACTTTTTACATAAATTGTCGCTTACTTATTTCGCTTCGACTTCAATTAATTTGGGTCTGACAACTAATTTTATTCAAAATTCATACAACGAATCAATTTCTTTAAACTTTTAATACATTGTTTTATTTTGCATAATTTAGGATCGAAGCATAAATATGTGCTTTGATCGTTTGTGATTACTAATTATTGAGAGTAAAATTCGAGCGATCGGTAGCAACTAAGTAGCTTGATTAACTAGAGATATCAGTGATAAGTAATTACATAAGTAAATTATGGCTAAAGAAACAAAAACACCAGACATAACCGATGTCCTGAAACAGAGTTACGGCATCAATAAAAATATCACCGATACTCTGACTAAAAAACAAGCCGAAGAATTACTTAGCTTACTAGAAAATAACGAAACCGTACTGGCTTTTGCTAGGGCAATCGTTGCTAAAAACAACTGGCTTGCCAATAACAATCGCTCCTACGGAAGACAGCGCAAAGCAGCAGAAATAGAGTTAACTGCTCGAAGTGAAGAGCTAGAAGCTGAACGAGAAAAGAGTAACAATTTGAGTACGCAGATTTCTCAATTAAAGGAAGAATTCAATGCTTATGCTGCTAAATTTAACTTGGTTCTTAATGATTTTCACCAGCAACTAGTCAAAGATATGCTTTCTCGTAGCGAAATCATCTTGATAGTAGAAAAGTTGTTAAAAATACACTCGTCTCAAGTAAAAAAAATATAATTGGAGGCTGAAGGAATGAAAATCAAAGAAATTAAGGAACAAGTATACCAACTAAGTCAAACCAAATCTACTAAGCAACTAAAAAAAGAAAGAGCGGATTTGGTTAAAGGTAGAGATTTGCGTCGTAAACAAAGCTGGACATTAATATTTAATACTTTAAAAAGTATCAATGATTTTTATCAAGAAATAACCGACAAAGAGATAGACAAAAAATTTGGTTTTAAATTTACAGAAGCGCATAATTTTCAAGATTTAATGTCGAATATTGACGCTTTAGGAGACTTTTTTAGTTCTATTAAATCTAAGCTAGATAAACTAGAGAAGAACATATGAAAGAGAGTATAAAAGAACTAATTGCTGATATCGAGCAACTAGAAAAAGATTTCAAGTTGCTTAACTACAAGACCAAGCTTCTGTATAAAATCGAATATACCGAAAAAGTAACCGAAGGATATAACAAATGGCGTTTGGAGGCAAATGGCGGCTTGAGAGTTATCAAGGAGCAGCTAGAAAAACTTGATTACAAATGCCCTCTCTGTCGCGAATCTTTGCAAGAATCGACCGCCACTATCGACCATCTGCAACCAAAATCAAA is a window encoding:
- a CDS encoding Abi family protein; its protein translation is MKFNKPHLTIEQQLALLEKRGLIVSDRERAKYYLGHLNYYRLSGYWYPFKQSPTINEFRPNTFFEDVLNLYIFDRQLRLLILDAIEQIEVSVRAKWAYYLCEKHGAHAHLNSNLFSNYKKHQNAIASLKKSVSKSHESFILHLTNTYEETLPPLWALVEIMTFGQLSYWFEMLKFRSDRNVVAREYDMDEKNFGSILHHLTVVRNKCAHHNRLWNCEFTIIPKLPNKRPAIVVKSLNPNQRRKIYNTLVILIYLLYLINPSNNWKNEFLALTNKHRIDLSQMGFPSDFESLTIWH
- a CDS encoding HNH endonuclease — its product is MKESIKELIADIEQLEKDFKLLNYKTKLLYKIEYTEKVTEGYNKWRLEANGGLRVIKEQLEKLDYKCPLCRESLQESTATIDHLQPKSKYLGLANAPQNMLIMCRTCNSAKNNREFLEWYSKIPSTWKNRLCQAIREIHGDSKLVELVTPN